GGCAAGAACCTCGCGTAAAAAGCTATCGTTGGGATGGGGAGGATTCGCCCAAATCCGCTGACTGGAGGTTCCTAGCGCCACATCCGTCAGCATACAGAAAAAGCGCGATCGCATCCCTTGAACCACCAGAAACTTACCCACGCGCATATCTTCGACGGAGACATCCGCCTCCAATCGCACTTCCAATCCGCCAGAGAGAGAACCTTGAATGACTGAACCTAAGGGTTTATCTACATCCATCACTGCTAGGGTTTGAACGAAGCCAAGCCTATCTTATCGTTCTCTTCTGGGTTATAGGGGGTTTTCCTTGGATTTAAGGGGTAAATTAGCAATTTTTTGAAGAAAACCCGATGATTCACGATTTGTTTTGTCAGTATTATCTTCTTTTTTGTCTTTGTCTCGTCACACAAACGATGCACCCTATAGCGGTTGGATCAATGGTGTAGCTGTAAACCTGTTCCTTCCCGGCGATTGCGGAGATCATAGTAAATGAGTGCTTTAATAATCTGCCAAAATGGCATGACTAAAAGACCCATACAGGCAAAGGAAATAACGAGTAACGGCACTAACATTCCTAATGCAGTAATTAACGCCTCTGGCGATGGATTAATCAATACAGTGGGAATCGTTATCAGTATAGGAATGAAGACGATTAATCCTAGAGGTATTGTGATTAGAGTTGCAACGGCAATTATCCCCATAATATTGGACACAAATCCCTTGCTTAATTCCCAACTGCGGTTAATGGCAGCTTTGGGCTTTATATTTCCTTCTACGGCTAACGGTAACTCAGTAATAAAGAAGTGGGCATAAACCCAGAGGTAAATGCCGAGAGTAACTAAGTTAATGATAGCTTCTAGGCTTGATGCTATTCCCACGATGATTCCTGAGACTATCGACAAACCAAAATTTACTGCAAAAGCAATCAAACCAATTAAAATTTGAGCTGTCCAGAAATCCCACATTTTCCGATCAAGCTGATTGCGAATGCTCTCAATAGTTTCCGGTTGTTCAGCAAATTCACTGATGGCATGACGTGAAATAATACCCTGGATTTGATATAATTTTGCCCATCCATAAATCGGTACTATTCCCCACAAAAATGCCTGAAATGCCAGACCAAAATATAATTTGAAGCGATCGCGATACAAACGCAGACCCGCACTAACCACATTCCCTACACTTAAGGGTTTCATGGGTTGGCGAGGTTGGGAACGGCTGGAGTGAGTGCTACGGTGTGAGGCATTATCGCTTGGTTGTCTAGTCTGTGAGGATGTATATCCTTCAGCAGCAGCATGACGAGGAACTTTGGCAAAATTTGAACCTGGTGGTGGTTCTGAAACAGAGGATTTAATATCATCAACATCCGAGGATATATCATTGTCAGAAGCCACATCGGTGGGAGTGTGATACAGATTTAAATCAGGATCGGAATCGTGAACGTCTGCGACTTGAGGAGGTGAGGATTCTATATCAAAGCTTTGATTCCAAGCAAAAGAGTCTTGTCCTTGCTGACGCCCATAAACTTGCACCGTTTTAATCGTCTCAACGCCTAGCTTGGTTAAACCCTGACGAATAAAAGAAACCATCGCCTTTTGGTTGGGAACTTGCGCTGATTCCACCAAGACTTGCAAACAATCGTCTTTGCGATTAACCTTGGCGATGATATGCTTGGCTCGCAGTGAGCGGTTAATCATTGCTGCAATTGCTTTCGGATTACCTTGTTTAGCGAGCTTTAACGTGTTTGGCTCAGCCATAGCCCTGTCTCCAATTGGGGTACGTTCAGATTAGATTGAAGTGATCAGCAGACACCAAAGAACCTTCACAAGTGACTCTAAATTTCGCGGCTGCTTTTACGTAAAATGCCCCGTTTTGTGATATTTTTTTACATTTCCCAATAAAACGTCAGAAAAATAGACTTGCCGATTTCTGGCGACAGATGTTAAGGAAAAAGGGAATCGGGACTTCAAGATTAGAATTGAAATCCGAGTAAATTCCAGTACGCCAACACCCCAATAAAAACTAAGGCGGTTAATGTGATCACAGAATAATGCGATCGCGCCCCAAAAGACCAATCGTGATTTTTCCAAGCTAACACGGCAAAAGCCAGTAATCCCAGGGTAGCCAAAGCCGTTAACACAGGAAGACATAAGAATGCGATCGCGACAGGGAGAACGCCATAGACTAACTTCCAGACGCCGATCAGCCAGAGTGACAGGGGTAAACCAATCAGGAAGACTAGATTTAAGGACGACCTAATATCTGTTCCACCAGGTAACCCAATAACGCGATCGCATGGTTGGAATAGCTGTAAAATTTTCAATGAAGTATCCCCACCTTGGTAGTTTACCCAGGTGTGAAATAGCTGAAATCTACATAGAGGATGATGATCCCAAGATGGGGTTATAGCTCAAAATGCAAAACCAGTAGATTCAAAATGAATGCGACTGACTTAAGGCTGGTGGGTTGAGCGAAGTCGAAACCCACCCTACTAGCTTGGCAAGGTTAAAATGGTGGTCAAACAACTTCTAACTCATCTTCCCGGAAGTGACCGCGAAACTTTTTATCAAATTTAACCTGAATCGGTAAGTTAGCGCTCACGGGTCGCCCTTGCCATTCTGTAACGATAGCCATGACTTCGCCTTCCATACCCTTGATATCAAACGGCTCATTCCGGTGGGCAGGATTGTGGTAAACAATAACAGATGTCTTAACTCGAACGCGATCGCCAACTTTCATCGAAAATTACGGTTAGTAAGGGGGCGGATGGAAACCCCTGTCATTTATGCTTATGGAAGAATTCGCCCTCTTACATAAACAGCAGCCCGACAGGGCTTCCCAGAGAAGCTGTATTGGTATCCATCCTTCCCGTGTACACGACTGCAATATTTAAATTTGACTGAGCGCTCACACCGAAGTCCGAGCGCGGTCGAGGCTTTAGGCTGGTCAGGTTTGGGCTTTTTTCAAGCCCCTGGCTTACAGCCGTGGGGTTCCTGACACAAAAAGCTCGTTTTCTCTTAAACAGCCTATATCTTGCCAGAAATTACTCTGGCAATCCTAAACCATTTTTACACAGCAAGGTTCTTTCCTAGAGATTAGTTTGGCAACTGATCAAAAACGGTGCTGATTTTCCAGCACCGTTTTCAGACCTGTAGCCACCTCAACCGCAGCCAATTCTTATGTTTACGCCGCCACAGATGCTTGAGGACGAGCAAAAATCATCCGTCCAGCAGATGTCTGTAAAGCCGAGGTGACCACAACTCGCATTTCAGCGCCGAGGTGGTTACGTCCTTCTTCCACAACCACCATCGTGCCATCGTCTAGATAACCTACGCCTTGAGAGGGTTCTTTCCCCTCCTTGAGAATTTTCAGTTCCAGGCTATCACCCGGCAGATAAATTGGACGTACAGCGTGAGCCAGATCATTGACATTGAGTACCGGGACTTTTTGCAAATTAGCCACTTTACTCAGATTGTAGTCATTCGTCAAAAGCGTGCCATTAATTTCCTGAGTCAACCGAACCAATTTGGCATCCACTGTCTGAATATCCTCATAATCAGCCGGGTGAATAATCAGGCGTTCCGGATAAGCGGTTTGCATAGCTTTGAGAATATCTAACCCACGCCGTCCCCGAATCCGCTTTTGATCATTCGCTGCATCGGCTAACTGCTGTAACTCTTGCAACACAAACTGGGGAATGAGGAGTTGACCCTCGACAAACCCTGTATTCAACAGTTCCTCAATGCGACCATCGATAATACAACTGGTGTCGAGTACCTTACTCGTCGCTGGTTTGAGCGTCCCTTCTGCGACCAACATCGTGTCCAAGCTGTTTGGATTAATCAGTCGCAAAAAAGTCCGACCGTGGGTATCTGCCAAACTGATTCCCAGAAAGGCAAACATCACACTGCCCAAAATTGCCGCCAGGGGCTTGATAAAGGCAAACTCCGAGGGAAAAGGTAGAAAGAAAATCGGGGCTAGCATTAAATTCGCTAACAGCAGCCCCAACACCAAACCGACTGCCCGGGTTAAAATTACCTCAATTGGCAGTTGGCGTACCTGCTTTTCCAAACGACGATAGGTCACCTGCACCGTTAACCCAACCGCAAAACCGATAATGGCGGTAAAACTGGCTAAAATCCAGCGCAGCGCCTCCAGATTGGTAATCTGTTCTTGCACGGAAGGCGGAAGCAGTTCAACAATGTCGAACCCTACACCTGCTCCTCCTAGGATGAATAAAAGAATAATGACAAAATCAAGCATGGTTCCAATCCAAGTGGTTTATCTGGCAAATCTTTCGATTCTATTCAAGATTTATAATGATAGAGGTTAATCACATTTATTATATCTTTCCCTCCATTTTGTTTTCCTATACCTATCGGCTTAGCTCAAATCTTCAGTTTTTCGTATAAGCGAGTACAGTTCTAGCCTTTTTTTGTTAATGACTCCAGATTTTTTCTAAAAATACCTTGAACTAATAAGTCTGTCAGCATAAATGGTGAGGATCATTAGGGGTCAGGGAACAGGAGATTCAGCTTCATAACTCATAATTCGGATATCCTTGGTGAGCATAAATTAAATAACATTTACAAAACGTAATTTTGTTTTGTTTATTTCCATCGATCTACTACTTGTCAATCATACGTTAAGAATTATTCGCCAATTTTCCGCCTAAAATGTTAAATTTTTCAAACAAATCTGAGAAATCTGAGAAATCTGAGAAAATCATCGAGATGGGAATTGCCCATTCCGCCTACATCCATATCCCCTTCTGCCGACGCCGCTGCTACTACTGTGACTTTCCTGTATCTGTAGTCGGCGATAAAGCCAGAGGCAGTACGTCCGGCACGATTGAGGAATATGTTGAGGTCTTAGCTCAAGAAATTCAAACAACACCAGCCTCAACTTGTTCTCTCTCAACCATTTTCTTTGGTGGTGGCACCCCCTCTCTGTTATCCACTCAACAGTTAAACCGCATTCTGGATACCTTAGCACAGCAGTTTGGCATAACTACCGATGCTGAGATTTCCATGGAAATAGACCCAGGCACATTCGACTTGTCGCAGATCAAAGGATACCGGGATGCGGGCGTGAATCGAGTCAGCCTGGGAGTTCAAGCCTTTCAGGATGAACTATTAGGCATTTGTGGGCGATCGCACCAGCTTAATCATATCTTCACCGCCGTTGAGTTGCTCCGCCAAGTAGAGGTTCCCGACTGGAGTTTAGATTTGATTTCTGGATTGCCCACTCAAACCTTAGAACAGTGGCAGGAATCCCTAGCCGCCGCCATTCAGCTTGCCCCTACCCATATCTCCTGCTATGACCTGACTATAGAACCCGTCACCGCCTTTGGACGGCAATACAGCCCCGGCATTTCTCCCTTACCGACTGACGAAACCACAGCTCAAATGTACCGCCTTGCCCAGCAACTCCTTACTGATGCCGGGTATGAACATTATGAGATATCCAACTATGCTTTACCAACTCATCAATGCCGACATAATCGGGTGTATTGGGAAAACCGTCCTTTTTATGGATTTGGTATGGGGGCGGCTAGTTATATCCAGGCGCGGCGGTTTACGCGACCCCGCACCCGACGAGAGTATTATGCTTGGGTAGAACAATTTATCCAGGCAGGAGGCGTCCTTGATTCTCCCCTAAGTCGTACCACTGACATCCTCTTAGAAACCGTCATGTTAGGATTGCGTCTGGCAGACGGTTTGAGTCTATCCGCGTTGAGGGAAAAATTTGGTGAAACCCTGATAGAAAGGATTTGGCGAAGTTTACAGCCATCGGTTGACAAAGGTTGGATCACAATAGTAACTCCTGATGGAAGCGTTATCGATATGCAAGCAGTCTCAAACAGACCCATCAGTGGACGGATCAGATTGAGTGACCCCAACGGCTTCTTATTTTCCAATACGATTCTTGCAGATATATTTAAAGAGATAGGTGAAGGTTAAGCTGGGACACCAATCAACCCTCGCAACGTTTCCCTTTGAACGTTTCACCAAGGGTGGCGGCGCAAAAGGTCTACAATTCTCAGGTGAGGCGATCGCGCTTCTCATCAATCAATTTATAGCCTGGGGCAAATTTTCTCTGTTTACCTAGAAGTCCGGAGTCATTGGCGATATTGGCGTATCCAGTATATAGTTTTAGCGATCAGCTTACCTTCATGCGGACATACCAGGGAGCTGAGACCCAAACTCGTGACGCAGATGGATCAAGATGAAATTAAACGATTAGGAGCTTCCCTCAGACAGATCGATCCGGGGATATTAAGCCCAGCGAAAGAGGGGATTACCAAAGTTTGGTATCAAGGAGGTGAGCCTTATTTTGATGTAGTGGTAGAACTTCGCCACGGCAAAATTGAGTGGTTTCAATTTACCTTGCGGGGTAAATCGATCTCCTGGAAACCGGGTTTTTTGGGTTTACAAACGGGAAAAACGAATGAATTACAAACTGATGATCTGACGTTTCATCCAGCCAGTAAATTGATTGAACATAACAACCAAAAAGATCATAAATTTATTGAATTAGCTGGCGCTATTCTACAAACTCGCGCCGATGAACCTATCTTCAAACAAATTCTGACATTGTTCGATGCGGCTTAGAGCGTTGGCTAAAGTGGAATCAGCTAAAGTTTAACCTGAAGTTCCCCCCATTGCCTGTTTTCGATTGCATCTTTCTGTAATAATGACGATCTGTGTACTGTAATTAGGAAGGAGGGGGCTGTATGGCTGGTAGTCAGGTTGATGCCG
This genomic window from Coleofasciculus chthonoplastes PCC 7420 contains:
- the hemW gene encoding radical SAM family heme chaperone HemW, whose protein sequence is MLNFSNKSEKSEKSEKIIEMGIAHSAYIHIPFCRRRCYYCDFPVSVVGDKARGSTSGTIEEYVEVLAQEIQTTPASTCSLSTIFFGGGTPSLLSTQQLNRILDTLAQQFGITTDAEISMEIDPGTFDLSQIKGYRDAGVNRVSLGVQAFQDELLGICGRSHQLNHIFTAVELLRQVEVPDWSLDLISGLPTQTLEQWQESLAAAIQLAPTHISCYDLTIEPVTAFGRQYSPGISPLPTDETTAQMYRLAQQLLTDAGYEHYEISNYALPTHQCRHNRVYWENRPFYGFGMGAASYIQARRFTRPRTRREYYAWVEQFIQAGGVLDSPLSRTTDILLETVMLGLRLADGLSLSALREKFGETLIERIWRSLQPSVDKGWITIVTPDGSVIDMQAVSNRPISGRIRLSDPNGFLFSNTILADIFKEIGEG
- a CDS encoding ferredoxin-thioredoxin reductase variable chain, yielding MKVGDRVRVKTSVIVYHNPAHRNEPFDIKGMEGEVMAIVTEWQGRPVSANLPIQVKFDKKFRGHFREDELEVV
- a CDS encoding PIN/TRAM domain-containing protein, coding for MLDFVIILLFILGGAGVGFDIVELLPPSVQEQITNLEALRWILASFTAIIGFAVGLTVQVTYRRLEKQVRQLPIEVILTRAVGLVLGLLLANLMLAPIFFLPFPSEFAFIKPLAAILGSVMFAFLGISLADTHGRTFLRLINPNSLDTMLVAEGTLKPATSKVLDTSCIIDGRIEELLNTGFVEGQLLIPQFVLQELQQLADAANDQKRIRGRRGLDILKAMQTAYPERLIIHPADYEDIQTVDAKLVRLTQEINGTLLTNDYNLSKVANLQKVPVLNVNDLAHAVRPIYLPGDSLELKILKEGKEPSQGVGYLDDGTMVVVEEGRNHLGAEMRVVVTSALQTSAGRMIFARPQASVAA